In Paraburkholderia youngii, the genomic stretch GCTCGACCGCGCCGCGTTCCTCGTCGGCACGCCGGAAGCGGCATCCACGATCGAGCGCGCGCGCATGCTCGGCAGCACGTCCGACATGTGGTGGAAAAAATATCTCGATCTGCCGCGCGACGCGGACGAAGACCGGCTCGCGCAGGACGTCGCCGCGAAGCGCAACACGCTGCATCAGCAGCTCGAAGCGTTCGCGACGGCAATCGAGGCGAACGATCAGAGCAAGCTGGTCGAGCACGCGAAGAATCTGCAGGCCGTCTTCAACGATCTCGTCACAGCCGACGACGCACTGCGCAAATACCAGTTCGATTCGGCGAAGCAGGGCTTCGACTCCGCGCAGAACAGTTTCCATCTGTTCCGCATGGTCAGCATCGGCGCGCTGGTGCTCGGCGTGCTGGCGGCGGCGCTGTCGTATCTGACGCTGAGCCGCGCGATCGCGCGTCCGCTCGACGAAGCGCTCGGCCACTTCGAGGCGATCGCGGCCGGCGATCTGCGTCGTCCGGTGGTCGTGACTTCGCGCGACGAAATGGGGCAACTGCTCGAAGGAATCGCCAGAATGCAGCACAGCCTCACCGAAACGGTGCGCAGCGTGCGCGGCGGTAGCGAGTCGATCGCGACCGCGACGCGTCAGATCGCGGCGGGCAACGTCGATCTGTCGTCGCGCACTGAAGAGCAGGCGTCCGCGCTGCAGGAAACCGCGTCGAGCATGGAGCAGCTGACCGGCACCGTACGCCAGAACGCCGATAACGCGCGACAGGCGAGCGCGCTTGCCGCCAGTGCGTCGGAGATCGCCAATAAGGGCAGCGCGGTGGTCGGCCAGGTGGTCGGCACGATGGGCGACATCAACCAGAGTTCGGCGAAGATCGCCGACATCATCTCGATCATCGAGGGCATCGCCTTCCAGACCAACATCCTCGCGCTGAACGCAGCCGTCGAGGCGGCGCGCGCCGGCGAGGAAGGGCGCGGCTTCGCGGTCGTCGCGGGCGAGGTGCGCAGCCTCGCGCAGCGTTCGTCGGCGGCGGCCAAGGAGATCAAGGAGCTGATCGATACGTCGGTCGAGCGCGTGCAGTCGGGCTCGGCGCTGGTCGACGAGGCCGGCCGCACGATGAGCGAAATCATCGGCGCGGTGCAGCGCGTGACCGACATCATGGGCGAGATCGCGTCGGCGTCCGAAGAGCAGAGCGGCGGCATCGACCAGGTCGCGCGCGCGGTCACGCAGATGGACGAGGTTACGCAGCAGAACGCGGCGCTCGTCGAGGAAGCTGCCGCCGCCGCGTCGTCGCTCGAGCAGCAGGCGGCCCGGTTGCGCAACGTGGTCGCGGTGTTCCAGCTCGACGACAGCGGCCGTGGCGGTCACGACGGGGCGTCAGGGCTTGCGGCGCTGAAGCGCCCGGTGTCCACGAGCCCGGTCGCCGCGCGCGCACGCAAGCTCACGCCGGCTACGGCGCAGGCGGCGATGCCGGCGAAGGCAGCGACGGTCGCTGCTGTCGCGCCGCGGGTTGCCGCCGCGCCCGCGCCCACCCGCGCGCCGGCCAGGTCCGCGGCGACGGCCGGCGGTGATCAGGATTGGGAGACCTTCTGAGCGGGCTCGGGTTCACGTGTACATGGGCGGCGGCGCTGTCGCGCGTTAGGTGATTGACCCCGCCGTTCGTTGCAACATCCGTTCCCGTCCGCTCGCTGGCTGTCCGGCATCCGCGCCGTACGAACGACGATTGCTTCGCGAAAAGCCGCGCCTGGGTCCCCAGGTGCGGCTTTTTTTCGGCTCGCGCAAGAAATAACGTTTGCGCGCGGCGTGGCTTTCACCGGCGCCTGTCGCGATCCGGTACATTGACGGGCACGGCCCCGATCCGCGTGCGCGGCGCGCGGCTGCCCGCACCTTCAACAGGTGGTTCCCACTTATTGCTACGTCCTGCGAACCTGCCATGCGCCAGCCACAAAAAACCGACATGACGCGTTACGATCTTGCGCAACACCTCGTCGAGGCACGCCGGCAGCACCTGCCGATCGACGCGCCCGCCCCCGACAGCCTGCCGCCCGACGCGGCGACCGCCTACGCGATCCAGCAGGCGGTGATCGCGGGGCTGGGCGAATCGACCGGCGCGTGGAAGATCGGCGCGAAGTCCCCGGGCGGCGCCGCGTCGGGCGCGCCGATTCCGGCCTCGCTGGTGGTGCCGTCGCCGGCGCGGCTTGCGCATGACGGATTCTTTCGCGTGCTGGTCGAGCTGGAGATCGCGTTTCGCTTCGACGTGACGATCGAGCCGCGCGCTCAGGCCTATGCGCGCGACGAGGTGCTGTCCAAGCTCGGCGCCGTGCTGCCGGCCATCGAGATCGTCGACAGCCGCTTCACCGAGTGGCCGAACGTCGCGCCGCTCGCGCAGCTAGCCGACGCGCAGAACAACGGCGCGCTGATCACTGGCCATCCGGCCGTCTATGCGAGCCTCGCGCGCGGCTTCGACTTCGTGTCGCCGGAACTGGAGCTGAGCTTCAACGGCCGCTCGCTGATACCGGAAGTGACCGGCAATCCGGCCGGCGATCCGCGCGAGCTGCTCGTCTGGTTCGTCAACCATTGCGCGGCAATGGGGATCACGATCGAGCGCGACTGGACCCTGACCACCGGCTCATACGTCGGCGCGCACAAGATCGACGAGCCCGGCATCGTGCGTGGACATATCGATGGGTTGGGTGAAGTGGAAATTGAACTGACCTGATCGATGCTGGTTGTAACCGCAAATTACAACGCTTCATCCATTCCAAACGGCTGCCCGCGTGCAGCCGTTTTTATTTTGGCGAATTCGAAACGGTGGCAGTCTTTGAATCGTTAACCTGTTCGAATCCATTTGTTGCAACTTTGCCGCTTCTTTCCGTATACACCTATGAGAGCGGCGCGAGCGGCTGCCGTCATCCAGTCGTACGGATCAGGGGTGTGCCTGCTTTTGGTGACGAAGTGTGCGTGCGCAGACAGCCGCATTTTTGTGAAGGGTCGACGGTGCAGGTACGGGATGTGCAATAGCAACGCGAGGTCATGGCGCGATGCAGCGGTAAAGCGAAGTCGTGCAGGAGCACTGAATAGCGATGCGGTGCTGAAGAAAGTAACGGTACAGCGGAGCAAGTAACGGTACAGCGGAGCAGCGGATGATTTGATTCGTTGCGGCGTGAGTGAAAAATTGTAGGTGGTCGATTCTTTGGTTCCAAGTGAGGACTGTAGCTTCGCGGTTACGGAGCGATTTTCGCAACGTAGTTCGTGAAAAAAAATTTAAAAGGGTTTAGGATGAATTCGAGCGATGTCGTTTCCGAATAGCGCGCCGCGCACGACATCGCTCCAGACTTCGGCGAGGAGGTAGCATGGATATCTACAGCAGTTTCGCGACCCGCTTCGAGAAAACACGGGAGGATGAACTCTCGCTCGAGGAGTATCTCGCGCTCTGCAAAGACAATCCCGCCGCGTACGCCACTGCAGGCGAACGCATGTTGACGGCAATCGGAGAACCGGAACAGATCGACACGCGCAACGATCCGCGTCAATCGCGTATCTTCGCGAACAAGGTCATCAAGGTATACCCCGCATTCCGAGAGTTCTACGGAATGGAAGAGGTGATCGAGCAGGTGGTCGCCTACTTCCGGCATTCGGCCCAGGGGCTCGAAGAAAAGAAGCAGATACTGTATCTGTTAGGACCGGTCGGCGGCGGCAAGTCGTCGATCGCGGAACGGCTGAAGCAACTGATGGAGCGCGTACCGTTCTATGCGATCAAGGGCTCGCCCGTCAATGAATCGCCGCTCGGTCTGTTCGACTACGAGGAAGACGGTCCGATCCTCGAAGAGCAATATGGCATTCCTCGCCGCTACCTGCGAGGCATCCTGAGTCCGTGGGCGGTCAAGCGCCTGCACGAGTACAACGGCGACATCCGCAAGTTCCGCGTGGTGCGCCGCTATCCGTCGATCCTTCGTCAGATCGCTATCTCGAAGACTGAACCGGGCGACGAGAACAATCAGGACATTTCGTCGCTGGTCGGCAAGGTCGACATCCGCAAGCTCGAACAGTACGCGCAGGACGACGCCGACGCGTACAGCTACTCGGGCGGCCTGTGCCTTGCCAATCAGGGCCTGCTCGAGTTCGTCGAAATGTTCAAGGCGCCGATCAAGGTGTTGCACCCGCTGCTCACCGCGACCCAGGAGGGCAACTTCAAGGGTACGGAAGGCTTCGGCGCGATCCCGTTCGACGGCATCATCCTCGCTCACTCGAACGAGTCGGAGTGGAAGGCGTTCCGCAACAACCGTAACAACGAAGCGCTGCTCGACCGGATCTTCGTCGTCAAGGTGCCGTACTGCCTGCGCTATAGCGAAGAGGTCAAGATCTACGAGAAGCTGCTGCGCAACTCGTCGCTGGCCAACGCGGTCTGCGCGCCTGGCACGCTGAAGATGATGGCGCAGATGTCCGTGCTCACGCGTTTGCAGGAGCCGGAAAACTCGAGCCTGTTCTCGAAGATGCAGGTCTACGACGGCGAGAATCTGAAGGACACGGACCCAAAGGCGAAGTCGTACCAGGAGTACCGCGACTTCGCGGGCGTCGACGAAGGCATGACCGGGGTGTCGACCCGCTTCGCGTTCAAGATTCTGTCGCGCGTGTTCAACTTCGACTCGACCGAGGTCGCGGCCAATCCGGTGCATCTGATGTACGTGCTCGAACAGCAGATCGAACGCGAGCAGTTCCCGCCCGAAACCGAGCAGAAGTATCTGTCCTTCATCAAGGACGTGCTCGCGTCGCGCTATGCGGAGTTCATCGGCAAGGAGATTCAGACCGCGTATCTGGAGTCGTACTCCGAGTATGGTCAAAACATCTTCGACCGCTACGTCACGTATGCGGACTTCTGGATCCAGGATCAGGAGTTCCGCGACCACGACACCGGCGAGAGCTTCGACCGTGCCGCGTTGAACGCCGAGCTGGAGAAGATCGAGAAGCCGGCGGGCATCAGCAACCCGAAGGACTTCCGCAACGAGATCGTGAACTTCGTGCTGCGCGCGCGGGCTGCGAATGCGGGCAAGAACCCCGCGTGGATCAGCTACGAGAAGCTGCGCGTCGTGATCGAAAAGAAGATGTTCTCGAACACGGAAGAACTGTTGCCGGTGATCTCGTTCAACGCGAAGGGCTCGGCCGAAGAGCAGCGCAAGCACGAAGACTTCGTCAATCGCATGGTGGCGAAGGGCTATACGCCGAAACAGGTGCGCTTGTTGTGCGACTGGTATCTGCGCGTGCGCAAGTCATCGTGATGCGCGCATGATACTCATGATGTGCCGCCCGTACGGTTCGACCGTACGGGCAACCGGCGAGGCGCAAGCCGCATAGCATGCACTGCGCGGCGGGCGTCTCGCGCACCGGAAATATTAGTGCGGCCGCAGCGGAAACGCGGTTGCACGGACGGGAGACCGGGCGTGCTTCATCAAATCATCGACCGCAGGTTGGCAGGCAAGAACAAGAGTATTGCGAATCGCGAGCGTTTTTTGCGCCGCGTCAAAAACTATATCCGTCGCGCCGTTTCGGAAGCGGTGCGCGACCGCAGCATCAAAGATATCCAGAACACCCAAAGCATCACCATTCCGCGCAAGGACATCGCGGAGCCGTCGTTCCGTCACGGACCGGGCGGCCGCCGCGAGATGGTGCATCCCGGCAACTCGGACTACATCCGCGGCGACAAGATCCAGCGCCCGCAAGGCGGTGGTGGTGGCGGCGGAGGCAGTCAGGCCAGCAACGAGGGCGAGGGTCAGGACGACTTCGTGTTCGAGCTGAGCCGCGAAGAGTTCATGCAGTATTTCTTCGACGACCTCGAACTGCCGCGTCTCGTCAAAACCCATCTGATGGCCGTGCCGACGTGGAAAAGCATCCGCGCGGGCTGGGCCGCGGAGGGCACGCCCAACAACATCGACGTGGTGCGCTCGCTGCGCAGCGCGCTCGGCCGGCGCATCGCGCTCGGCGCGCCGCTCGTCAACCAGTTGCACGAAATGGAGCGGCAGCTCGAAGAGCTGAAGGCCGATCCCGCCGATCGCCGCGAAGAGATCAAGCTGCTCGAAGACGACATCCACCATCTGAAAGGACGCATCTGGCGGATTCCGTTCATCGATCCATTCGATCTGCGCTACGTGAATCGCGTGAAGCAACCCACGCCGTCGAGTCAGGCAGTGATGTTCTGCCTGATGGACGTGTCCGGCTCGATGGACGAGCAGCGCAAGGATCTCGCGAAGCGCTTTTTCATCCTGCTGTACCTGTTTCTGAAGCGTAACTACGAGCGCATCGAAGTGGTGTTCATTCGCCACCACACGCGCGCCGAGGAAGTCGACGAAGATACGTTCTTCCACTCGACCGAAAGCGGCGGCACGGTGGTGTCGAGCGCGCTCGAACTGATGCGCAAGGTGATGGAGGAACGCTACTCGCCAACTGAATGGAACATTTACGGGGCGCAGGCTTCGGACGGCGACAATTGGACCGACGATTCGCCGAAGTGCCGCAAGATACTCTCGGATGACATCCTGGAGAAGGTGCGGTATTTTGCGTATATTCAGGTGACGCCCGAAGAGCAGAATCTGTGGCTCGAATACGCGCAACTGGCGCTATCGCAACCGCATATGGCGATGAAGAAGGTCGAAACCGCGGCCGATATCTATCCGGTGTTTCGCGAGTTGTTCGAGAAGCAGGCGGCGACTTCGTGAGGGAACGCTGATTGCGCTCCAGGCATCTGGATCACGACGCGTGCGGCGATGAATCGTACGACTTGAGGCAATCCGTCGTACGACTGCGCCGCAGCGCAACAAAGGCGTGCCGCAGCAACTGTCGGGGCATGCCGAGGCAGGAGCGGCTAGCACGGCAGCCGCTCGCGCCGGAGCAGTCCGCAATGCTGCAGCACGGGACACACCGGAACGCCCATCGAGGGGCAAAGGGAAGTCCGTATGAACGTAGCCGATAGACGGCCTCTGCCGTGCCCGTCCGACTGGACCTTCGAATTGATCGAAGAGTACGACTCGCATATTGCCCGTGTTGCGGAGCAATACGAGCTCGACGTGTATCCGATCCAGCTCGAACTCATCAGCGCTGAACAAATGATGGACGCCTATGCGTCCGTCGGTATGCCGGTGAACTACCGTCACTGGTCGTTCGGCAAACACTTTCTTTCTACCGAAAAAAGCTATCGTCGCGGCCAGATGGGGCTCGCATACGAAATCGTCATCAATTCGAACCCCTGCATCGCGTATCTGATGGAAGAGAACACGATGACGATGCAGGCGCTCGTGATCGCGCATGCGGCGTATGGTCACAACTCGTTCTTCAAGGGCAACTATCTGTTCCGCTTGTGGACGGACGCGCACGCGATCATCGACTACCTCGTCTACGCGAAGAACTACATCGCGGAATGCGAGGAGCGCTATGGGCTCGATCGCGTCGAGGAATTGCTCGATTCGTGCCACGCGCTAATGAATTACGGCGTGGACCGCTACAAGCGCCCGCAGAAGCTGTCTTTGCAGAAGGAGTTCGCCGCGCGGCGCGAACGTGAGGCGTATCTGCAGTCGCAGGTCAACGAATTGTGGCGCACGCTGCCGACGCGCCATACGCCGCTGCCCGAAGAGGTCGAGGAGCGCTATCCGCCCGAGCCGCAGGAAAACCTGCTGTATTTCGCGGAGAAAAACGCGCCGCTGCTCGAGCCGTGGGAGCGCGAGGTGATCCGCATCGTGCGCAAGATCGGTCAGTATTTCTATCCGCAGCGGCAGACCCAGGTGATGAACGAAGGCTGGGCGACGTTCTGGCACTACACGCTGCTAAACACGATGTACAACCAGGGCAAGCTGGAAGACGGCTTCATGATGGAGTTCCTCCATTCGCACAGCAACGTCGTCTATCAGCCGCCGGTCACGAAGCCGTATTACAGCGGCATCAATCCGTATGCGCTCGGCTTTTCGATGATGAGCGACATCCGCCGCATCTGCGAAGCGCCGACCGACGAAGACCGCAAGTGGTTTCCTGATCTGGCCGGCAGTCCCTGGCTGCCCTCGATGCACTACGCGATGCGCAACTTCAAGGACGAGAGCTTCGTCGCGCAGTACCTGTCGCCGCATCTGATCCGCGAAATGCGCCTGTTCTCGGTGCTCGACGACGACATGCGCGACGCGCTGGAGGTGTCGGCGATTCACGACGACAGCGGCTACCAGTACGTGCGCCAGGCGCTGTCGCGGCAGTACGACATGCATCACCGTGAGCCGAACATTCAGGTATGGGCCGTCAACACGCGTGGCGATCGCAGCCTGACGTTGCGGCATTTCATGAGCGACAACCGGCACCTGTCGTCGGATAGCGACGAAGTGCTCAAGCACATGGCGCGCTTGTGGCAATTCGATGTGTACCTCGAAAGCGTCGACGAAAACGGTACCGTCAGAAAGCGCTACGACTGCCGGTACGTGCCGCCCTCGGTGAGAATCTGACGTCTCCGTCCGAGCGCGGCGACGGTTCGTAACCGCCCGGGCGGTCCGCGTCGATCACCCGAAGCCCCCGCAGCCTCCCGGCTGGCGGGGGTTCGTTTTTCGTTGCGGTTCTACTTCGCCTCCGGCCCGTACCCAGGGCTTTCCTGCAGTTCCGCAGACAAAACCCCATCTGAACTTTTCACTTATGTAAAATTCGCCGCGCGCGCGTATGCGGTTGTCCGCGACGCGCATGAAGGCGGCGTCACGAGCGTCATCCTCGTTTAGAGAAAAAAGGACCGACATCAGCATGAACGATCTAACCGACCAACCCGTCGTCGCACGAGCGGACGACACCCGGCGCCGCATCTTCGCGATCGTCGGCGCTTCATCGGGCAATCTTGTCGAATGGTTCGACTTCTACGTGTATTCGTTCACGGCGCTGTATTTCGCGCCGTCGTTCTTTCCTAGCGGCAACACCACCACGCAGTTGCTCAACACGGCCGGGGTGTTTGCCGCCGGCTTCCTGATGCGCCCGATCGGCGGCTGGTTCTTCGGCCGGTTCGCCGACAAGCGTGGCCGCCGCACCGCGATGATGGTGTCGGTCTTTATGATGTGCGGCGGCTCGCTCGTGATCGCGATGCTGCCCACGTACGCGCAGATCGGCGCGCTCGCGCCGGCGCTGCTGCTGATCGCGCGACTGTTCCAGGGCCTGTCGGTGGGCGGCGAATACGGCACCAGCGCGACCTATATGAGCGAAGTCGCATTGAAGGGCCGGCGCGGCTTCTTCGCGTCGTTCCAGTATGTGACGCTGAT encodes the following:
- a CDS encoding methyl-accepting chemotaxis protein, with amino-acid sequence MLNKGITIKARIGLTMAFLAALLVAIGVFGLFGMGRSNDAYEATFTDAMPGAVNIGNAEMYAARERLALDRAAFLVGTPEAASTIERARMLGSTSDMWWKKYLDLPRDADEDRLAQDVAAKRNTLHQQLEAFATAIEANDQSKLVEHAKNLQAVFNDLVTADDALRKYQFDSAKQGFDSAQNSFHLFRMVSIGALVLGVLAAALSYLTLSRAIARPLDEALGHFEAIAAGDLRRPVVVTSRDEMGQLLEGIARMQHSLTETVRSVRGGSESIATATRQIAAGNVDLSSRTEEQASALQETASSMEQLTGTVRQNADNARQASALAASASEIANKGSAVVGQVVGTMGDINQSSAKIADIISIIEGIAFQTNILALNAAVEAARAGEEGRGFAVVAGEVRSLAQRSSAAAKEIKELIDTSVERVQSGSALVDEAGRTMSEIIGAVQRVTDIMGEIASASEEQSGGIDQVARAVTQMDEVTQQNAALVEEAAAAASSLEQQAARLRNVVAVFQLDDSGRGGHDGASGLAALKRPVSTSPVAARARKLTPATAQAAMPAKAATVAAVAPRVAAAPAPTRAPARSAATAGGDQDWETF
- a CDS encoding 2-keto-4-pentenoate hydratase, whose amino-acid sequence is MTRYDLAQHLVEARRQHLPIDAPAPDSLPPDAATAYAIQQAVIAGLGESTGAWKIGAKSPGGAASGAPIPASLVVPSPARLAHDGFFRVLVELEIAFRFDVTIEPRAQAYARDEVLSKLGAVLPAIEIVDSRFTEWPNVAPLAQLADAQNNGALITGHPAVYASLARGFDFVSPELELSFNGRSLIPEVTGNPAGDPRELLVWFVNHCAAMGITIERDWTLTTGSYVGAHKIDEPGIVRGHIDGLGEVEIELT
- a CDS encoding PrkA family serine protein kinase, with product MDIYSSFATRFEKTREDELSLEEYLALCKDNPAAYATAGERMLTAIGEPEQIDTRNDPRQSRIFANKVIKVYPAFREFYGMEEVIEQVVAYFRHSAQGLEEKKQILYLLGPVGGGKSSIAERLKQLMERVPFYAIKGSPVNESPLGLFDYEEDGPILEEQYGIPRRYLRGILSPWAVKRLHEYNGDIRKFRVVRRYPSILRQIAISKTEPGDENNQDISSLVGKVDIRKLEQYAQDDADAYSYSGGLCLANQGLLEFVEMFKAPIKVLHPLLTATQEGNFKGTEGFGAIPFDGIILAHSNESEWKAFRNNRNNEALLDRIFVVKVPYCLRYSEEVKIYEKLLRNSSLANAVCAPGTLKMMAQMSVLTRLQEPENSSLFSKMQVYDGENLKDTDPKAKSYQEYRDFAGVDEGMTGVSTRFAFKILSRVFNFDSTEVAANPVHLMYVLEQQIEREQFPPETEQKYLSFIKDVLASRYAEFIGKEIQTAYLESYSEYGQNIFDRYVTYADFWIQDQEFRDHDTGESFDRAALNAELEKIEKPAGISNPKDFRNEIVNFVLRARAANAGKNPAWISYEKLRVVIEKKMFSNTEELLPVISFNAKGSAEEQRKHEDFVNRMVAKGYTPKQVRLLCDWYLRVRKSS
- a CDS encoding YeaH/YhbH family protein, whose translation is MLHQIIDRRLAGKNKSIANRERFLRRVKNYIRRAVSEAVRDRSIKDIQNTQSITIPRKDIAEPSFRHGPGGRREMVHPGNSDYIRGDKIQRPQGGGGGGGGSQASNEGEGQDDFVFELSREEFMQYFFDDLELPRLVKTHLMAVPTWKSIRAGWAAEGTPNNIDVVRSLRSALGRRIALGAPLVNQLHEMERQLEELKADPADRREEIKLLEDDIHHLKGRIWRIPFIDPFDLRYVNRVKQPTPSSQAVMFCLMDVSGSMDEQRKDLAKRFFILLYLFLKRNYERIEVVFIRHHTRAEEVDEDTFFHSTESGGTVVSSALELMRKVMEERYSPTEWNIYGAQASDGDNWTDDSPKCRKILSDDILEKVRYFAYIQVTPEEQNLWLEYAQLALSQPHMAMKKVETAADIYPVFRELFEKQAATS
- a CDS encoding SpoVR family protein, giving the protein MNVADRRPLPCPSDWTFELIEEYDSHIARVAEQYELDVYPIQLELISAEQMMDAYASVGMPVNYRHWSFGKHFLSTEKSYRRGQMGLAYEIVINSNPCIAYLMEENTMTMQALVIAHAAYGHNSFFKGNYLFRLWTDAHAIIDYLVYAKNYIAECEERYGLDRVEELLDSCHALMNYGVDRYKRPQKLSLQKEFAARREREAYLQSQVNELWRTLPTRHTPLPEEVEERYPPEPQENLLYFAEKNAPLLEPWEREVIRIVRKIGQYFYPQRQTQVMNEGWATFWHYTLLNTMYNQGKLEDGFMMEFLHSHSNVVYQPPVTKPYYSGINPYALGFSMMSDIRRICEAPTDEDRKWFPDLAGSPWLPSMHYAMRNFKDESFVAQYLSPHLIREMRLFSVLDDDMRDALEVSAIHDDSGYQYVRQALSRQYDMHHREPNIQVWAVNTRGDRSLTLRHFMSDNRHLSSDSDEVLKHMARLWQFDVYLESVDENGTVRKRYDCRYVPPSVRI